Proteins encoded within one genomic window of Theobroma cacao cultivar B97-61/B2 chromosome 7, Criollo_cocoa_genome_V2, whole genome shotgun sequence:
- the LOC18594662 gene encoding probable potassium transporter 13 translates to MSMESETGSTTQVSRLKFYRTTLCLAYQSFGVVYGDLCTSPIYVYKSTFSGRLQPYSEDHEIFGVLSLIFWTLTIIPLLKYAVFVLGADDNGEGGTFALYSLLCRHSRMGLLNTANVADEHVSTDKSEEPIEDTQTSLLIKQFFEKYHSSRVVLLLVVLLGTSMVIGDGILTPTMSVLSAVSGLQIKFTDLNENHTVFFACIILVGLFALQHYGTHRVGFLFAPILIGWLICITGVGIYNIFHWNPHVLCAVSPHYIYNFFKRAGKDGWSSLGGIVLCITGAEALFADLGHFSPLSVRIGFTAVVYPCLVLAYMGEAAYLSKHRMNLQSSFYKAIPEAVFWPVFIIATLATVVGSQAIISATFSIISQCRALSCFPRVKIIHTSKKIHGQIYIPEVNWMLMMLCLAVVNGFRDTDMIGNAYGLAVITVMFVTTCLMFLIIITVWNRSVFLALLFVLAFGSVELLYFSACLAKVHKGGWLPLLVSAIIMSLMSIWHYGTSKKQSFELDNKVSLDSFLALVPGLGITRIPGIGLVYSNVVSGVPPMFAHFVASFPAFHQILIFVTLHNVMIPKVPADQRFHVARVGPPEFCFYRCIVRFGYKDVGDSYDFQTKLIEKVSEFLKRESISEEFAAIGQSPLPVKDAGTCYEIIAGGAGRRRQAAGWKMSRSSNEVEELMEAKESGVSYMMANTHIRANEASSFLKKFVINIIYGFIRRNSRRPAVALGIPHTSLLEIGILYQV, encoded by the exons ATGAGTATGGAATCCGAGACTGGTTCAACGACCCAGGTTTCTCGACTG AAATTCTACAGGACTACTCTCTGTCTTGCTTACCAGAGTTTCGGGGTTGTCTATGGAGATCTGTGCACATCTCCTATATATGTCTATAAAAGCACATTCTCTGGGAGATTGCAGCCGTACAGCGAAGACCATGAGATTTTTGGGgttctttctttgattttctggACCTTGACAATCATCCCTCTTCTAAAGTATGCAGTCTTTGTATTAGGTGCCGATGACAATGGTGAAG GAGGAACCTTTGCTTTGTACTCATTGCTCTGCCGACACTCAAGGATGGGCCTTTTGAATACTGCCAATGTAGCAGATGAGCATGTATCCACTGACAAGTCTGAAGAACCTATTGAGGACACACAAACTAGTTTACTCATAAAACAGTTCTTTGAGAAATATCATAGCTCTCGGGTTGTTCTACTACTCGTTGTTCTCCTTGGAACAAGCATGGTTATTGGTGATGGAATCCTTACTCCGACTATGTCTG tCCTCTCTGCAGTCTCTGGTTTACAGATTAAGTTTACAGATTTAAATGAGA ATCATACTGTGTTCTTTGCCTGCATTATCTTGGTTGGGCTTTTTGCTCTTCAGCACTATGGAACACACAGAGTTGGGTTTCTATTTGCTCCAATATTGATAGGTTGGCTTATATGCATTACTGGAGTTGGCATTTACAACATATTCCACTGGAATCCTCATGTTCTATGCGCTGTGTCACCACACTATATTTACAATTTCTTCAAGAGAGCTGGAAAAGATGGATGGAGTTCTCTCGGAGGCATTGTCCTTTGCATTACAG GTGCAGAAGCATTGTTTGCTGATCTTGGTCATTTCTCTCCGCTTTCTGTCAGG ATAGGCTTTACAGCAGTTGTTTATCCTTGCTTAGTTCTAGCATACATGGGTGAAGCTGCTTATCTCTCCAAGCATAGAATGAATCTTCAAAGTAGTTTCTACAAGGCCATTCCTG AGGCTGTATTTTGGCCAGTGTTCATTATTGCCACTCTTGCAACGGTAGTTGGAAGTCAAGCAATAATCTCTGCTACATTCTCCATCATCAGTCAGTGCAGGGCACTAAGTTGCTTCCCGCGTGTGAAGATAATACACACATCAAAGAAAATACATGGACAGATATACATACCAGAGGTAAACTGGATGTTGATGATGCTATGCCTGGCTGTTGTTAATGGATTTAGAGACACTGACATGATTGGCAATGCATATG GCCTTGCTGTGATTACAGTCATGTTTGTTACAACCTGCTTGATGTTTTTGATCATCATTACTGTTTGGAATCGAAGTGTTTTCCTGGCATTATTGTTTGTACTAGCCTTTGGATCTGTGGAACTGCTTTATTTTTCTGCATGCCTTGCTAAAGTACACAAAGGGGGATGGCTTCCCCTTCTTGTCTCTGCAATAATCATGTCTCTAATGTCAATATGGCACTATGGGACTTCAAAAAAACAATCATTTGAGTTGGACAATAAGGTATCTTTGGATAGTTTTCTTGCTCTTGTTCCAGGCCTTGGAATAACAAGGATTCCTGGAATTGGCCTAGTTTACTCCAATGTTGTCTCCGGTGTTCCACCAATGTTTGCACATTTTGTGGCAAGCTTTCCAGCATTCCATCAGATTCTCATCTTTGTGACCCTGCATAATGTTATGATTCCAAAAGTTCCAGCTGATCAGCGCTTCCACGTTGCTCGGGTTGGCCCACCTGAATTCTGTTTTTACCGGTGCATTGTAAG GTTTGGATACAAGGATGTTGGTGATAGCTATGACTTCCAAACCAAACTGATTGAAAAAGTCTCAGAGTTTCTGAAACGCGAGTCCATTAGTGAAGAATTTGCAGCCATAGGGCAATCACCACTTCCTGTCAAAGATGCTGGTACGTGTTATGAGATCATTGCTGGAGGCGCTGGTCGAAGAAGGCAAGCAGCTGGATGGAAAATGTCTCGATCCAGTAATGAAGTGGAGGAACTAATGGAAGCAAAGGAATCTGGGGTGTCTTACATGATGGCAAACACTCATATCAGAGCCAATGAGGCATCTTCTTTCTTGAAGAAATTTGTAATTAACATAATCTACGGGTTTATTAGACGTAATAGTAGGCGTCCTGCAGTTGCACTTGGGATTCCTCACACTTCCCTTCTCGAAATTGGTATCCTTTACCAGGTTTAA